The window caGCGCCGCTTTCCCCGCACGGAGCCCTGCGGCTCCGCCGCCACTGCAGAAGGGGCCGGGCGCTGCGCGCGGGGTCCTTTCCGCCCGCTGTCGCGCCGTCATTGCGTCATCACCGCGCGTCCCGCAGGGCCCCGGCCCGGCTGCCCGCGGCGATGCCTGCGGTTGTTGCGTTGCGGGAACTCAGCGCAGCCTGCAGAGAGCGGTCCGGCGGCACGGGAAGATGGAGGCCGTGCGGTGCGAGTGCCTCAGCGGTGTGTGCAGCCCGCGAGGAGCCGAGCGGGGCCGGGAAGAGGAAGCCGTGGGAGTCCCGGGGAGGGACGCGCGATGGCAGCGTCAGCGGCGGGCTCGGCTGCTGCCTCCTCCGCTCCTGACGCCGCGCGCTGGCGCACTTTGAGAAGCGCCCAGAAGCCGGAGCCCGCTGTCACATCTGTGGGGTTCCACGGAACGCGCAGACGTGGGGTGAgttgaggttggatatcaggaccAACTGCTGTACGGAAAGGGTTGGTAAGCACTgcagtgggctg is drawn from Lagopus muta isolate bLagMut1 chromosome 30, bLagMut1 primary, whole genome shotgun sequence and contains these coding sequences:
- the LOC125686043 gene encoding translation initiation factor IF-2-like isoform X2 gives rise to the protein MAAPGIAPSLLFCRLSRPSSPGIPPQPFPTRCRGGEGTRGERRGRRSQCYDTAVCAAPSLPGGGYGDGAAYWSCRNDRGQKRRETNGKRLIHERTQRQTEKRPRCQPAPVQTATLEDGSVPAGDGQAPRRLPPTARRPRGTGRAAAQRRFPRTEPCGSAATAEGAGRCARGPFRPLSRRHCVITARPAGPRPGCPRRCLRLLRCGNSAQPAESGPAAREDGGRAVRVPQRCVQPARSRAGPGRGSRGSPGEGRAMAASAAGSAAASSAPDAARWRTLRSAQKPEPAVTSVGFHGTRRRGVS